A single region of the Apium graveolens cultivar Ventura unplaced genomic scaffold, ASM990537v1 ctg7981, whole genome shotgun sequence genome encodes:
- the LOC141704553 gene encoding protein NRT1/ PTR FAMILY 2.11-like, with protein sequence MATLNENEKAVTTKEEPNYRGVRAMPFVIGNEAFEKLGTIGTSSNLLVYLTTVFNMKSITATNVINVFNGTCNFGTLFGAFLCDTYFGRYKTLGFASISSFVGMLVLTLTAAVSTLHPPECGKEAGSICSGPTAWQLVFLFSSFVLLIIGASGIRPCNLAFGADQFNPNTESGRKGINSFFNWYYFTFTFAMMVSITIIVYVQSEVNWGIGLGIPTFLMFLSCAFFFIGTRIYVKVKPEGSPLTSVAQVVVAAIKKRKLELPGQPWLSMCTFMPANSINSKLPFTEQFGFLNKAALITKEDELNSDGSAVDSWRLCSMQKVEEVKCIVRVLPIWVAGMIYYIAIVQQHTYGVFQALQSDRRSGIGSFEIPAASYTVFQMLCLTIWIPIYDRLIVPFLRKITKKETGITILQKVGIGLVISVIAMLVSGLVEKERRTIALTKPTLGLARKGAISSFSGYWLVPQLAIVGLSEAFTVVGLVEFFYKQFPENMRSFGGSFFACGTAISSYVSSFLITVVHRITRNSAGENWLSEDLNKGRLDNYYYFIAGLELLNLGYFLVVAKWYRYKETADNNGHEVAMENLKLNKSAV encoded by the exons ATGGCAACATTGAATGAAAATGAGAAAGCTGTTACCACCAAAGAAGAGCCAAATTACAGAGGAGTCAGAGCCATGCCCTTTGTTATAG GAAATGAAGCATTTGAAAAGCTAGGGACAATCGGAACCTCGTCAAATCTGTTAGTTTACCTCACTACTGTCTTCAACATGAAATCTATTACAGCAACTAATGTCATTAATGTTTTCAATGGCACTTGCAACTTTGGTACTCTGTTCGGAGCTTTCTTGTGTGACACTTATTTTGGACGCTATAAAACACTAGGTTTCGCTTCCATTTCGTCTTTCGTG GGAATGCTTGTGCTCACATTAACAGCTGCAGTATCAACACTTCATCCGCCTGAATGTGGTAAAGAAGCTGGTAGCATATGCTCCGGGCCAACAGCATGGCAACTTGTTTTTCTGTTCAGTAGTTTCGTGCTATTAATAATTGGAGCTAGTGGTATAAGGCCTTGTAACTTAGCTTTTGGAGCGGACCAGTTCAATCCTAATACAGAATCTGGAAGAAAAGGAATCAATAGTTTCTTTAATTGGTATTATTTTACCTTCACCTTTGCTATGATGGTATCCATCACAATCATTGTCTACGTGCAATCAGAAGTCAACTGGGGAATAGGCTTAGGAATCCCAACATTTCTTATGTTTTTATCATGTGCATTCTTCTTCATTGGTACGAGAATCTATGTCAAAGTTAAACCTGAAGGTAGTCCTCTTACGAGCGTTGCTCAAGTTGTTGTAGCAGCAATCAAGAAGCGAAAACTGGAATTGCCTGGCCAACCCTGGCTCTCCATGTGTACTTTTATGCCTGCTAATTCGATCAACTCAAAGCTTCCCTTTACAGAACAATTCGG ATTTCTTAACAAAGCAGCACTCATAACAAAAGAAGACGAGCTAAATTCTGATGGATCAGCAGTGGATTCGTGGAGGCTTTGCAGTATGCAGAAGGTGGAGGAAGTTAAATGCATCGTGAGAGTACTTCCCATCTGGGTTGCAGGAATGATCTACTATATTGCTATAGTCCAACAGCATACCTATGGAGTGTTCCAAGCCCTTCAATCTGATAGACGTTCCGGCATTGGAAGTTTTGAAATTCCAGCAGCATCCTACACAGTATTTCAGATGTTATGCCTCACTATCTGGATACCTATCTATGACAGATTGATAGTTCCATTTCTCCGAAAAATAACAAAGAAAGAAACAGGTATTACGATCCTCCAAAAAGTTGGCATTGGCCTGGTTATCTCTGTAATTGCCATGCTAGTATCAGGCCTGGTGGAAAAAGAAAGGAGAACCATTGCATTAACAAAGCCAACACTGGGATTAGCACGAAAAGGGGCAATATCTTCCTTTTCAGGTTACTGGTTGGTGCCTCAGTTGGCAATTGTAGGACTTTCAGAGGCATTTACAGTTGTTGGGCTAGTAGAATTTTTCTACAAACAATTCCCAGAAAATATGAGAAGCTTTGGGGGATCTTTCTTTGCTTGTGGCACCGCCATATCAAGTTACGTAAGTAGTTTCTTGATAACAGTTGTCCACAGAATTACAAGAAATTCAGCTGGAGAAAATTGGTTGTCAGAAGATCTGAACAAGGGAAGATTGGATAATTATTACTACTTCATTGCAGGTTTAGAATTATTAAATTTAGGATACTTTCTAGTGGTAGCCAAGTGGTACAGGTACAAGGAAACTGCTGACAACAATGGCCATGAAGTTGCAATGGAGAACTTGAAACTTAATAAGTCCGCTGTTTGA